One Glycine max cultivar Williams 82 chromosome 6, Glycine_max_v4.0, whole genome shotgun sequence DNA segment encodes these proteins:
- the LOC100305929 gene encoding uncharacterized protein LOC100305929 (The RefSeq protein has 1 substitution compared to this genomic sequence) — protein sequence MASDRKLHTFEEVAKHNQTKDCWLIISGKVYDVTPFMEDHPGGDEVLLSATGKDATNDFEDVGHSDSARDMMEKYYIGEIDALTVPLKRTYIPPQQAQYNPDKTPEFVIKILQFLVPLLILGLAFVVRHYTKKE from the exons ATGGCTTCAGATCGGAAACTTCACACTTTTGAGGAGGTGGCAAAGCACAACCAGACCAAGGATTGCTGGCTCATCATTTCTGGCAAG GTGTATGATGTCACCCCTTTCATGGAGGATCATCCCGGAGGTGATGAGGTTTTGTTATCTGCAACAG GGAAAGATGCAACCAATGACTTTGAAGATGTGGGGCACAGTGATTCTGCTAGAGATATGATGGAAAAATACTACATTGGTGAGATTGATGCATCAACCGTCCCACTAAAACGGACCTACATTCCACCTCAGCAAGCTCAGTACAATCCTGATAAGACTCCAGAATTTGTGATCAAGATTTTGCAGTTCCTGGTCCCTCTCCTGATCTTGGGCTTGGCCTTTGTTGTGCGACACTACACCAAGAAAGAGTAG